From one Gracilibacillus salinarum genomic stretch:
- a CDS encoding Ger(x)C family spore germination protein — protein sequence MMNKLWFILGLLILLTGCFDRIELEQQSYVIAMGIDTTENKGVYAFTYQIANPEVGSAAGQGGSNEPASEIVTVNGADILSATYTANSFVSKKITLDHTRIIVISEELAKDPDFLRVIQSASRSPQIRRGVQLVVSKEKASDFINNNQPVMEQRPHKYYQFMLDRAVQTGIIPDSSLHRFFQITEGDADLFLAIYATTEQKDKEQNKSKLEDEYIAGEIPQLGGSPTQFMGASVFKGGKMIDTLDGEEIRLAHIMDNTFKLNNYLATMPDPFDPEYRLSYNYQQKQNAKIDITYHQDKPTVIDVLVPFQIEVIAIPSLIRYAHDQEKQDTLEDAITTRLEEKTLALIKKSQQQYKSDPFYWSIYIRHEFTNIKQYEKADWNKKIFPNAEVNVTYNLDKLEFGKMLDDSNLNRVRD from the coding sequence ATGATGAATAAATTATGGTTTATACTCGGTTTGCTAATCCTTCTAACTGGATGCTTCGATCGAATTGAGCTGGAGCAGCAATCCTATGTCATTGCCATGGGAATTGATACAACAGAAAATAAAGGAGTATATGCGTTTACCTATCAAATAGCTAATCCTGAAGTTGGATCAGCAGCAGGACAGGGAGGTTCCAATGAGCCAGCATCAGAAATTGTTACCGTAAATGGTGCTGACATATTAAGTGCGACCTATACAGCCAATTCATTTGTTTCCAAAAAAATTACGTTGGACCATACCCGGATTATTGTCATTTCAGAAGAATTGGCAAAAGACCCTGACTTCCTGCGTGTGATTCAATCTGCCTCCAGATCGCCACAGATTAGACGCGGTGTGCAATTGGTGGTATCAAAAGAAAAAGCCTCTGACTTTATTAACAACAATCAGCCGGTGATGGAGCAAAGACCACACAAATACTATCAATTTATGCTGGACAGGGCCGTACAAACTGGCATTATACCCGATTCGTCGCTACATCGTTTCTTTCAAATTACCGAAGGAGATGCTGATTTATTTTTGGCTATTTATGCCACCACTGAACAAAAAGATAAAGAGCAAAATAAGAGTAAATTAGAAGATGAATATATAGCAGGTGAGATTCCTCAACTGGGAGGATCACCGACTCAATTTATGGGGGCGAGCGTTTTTAAAGGAGGAAAGATGATCGACACGCTGGACGGTGAGGAAATCCGTCTTGCACATATTATGGATAATACATTTAAACTGAACAATTACTTGGCTACCATGCCAGATCCTTTCGACCCAGAATATCGACTATCATATAATTATCAACAAAAGCAAAATGCGAAAATAGACATTACTTATCATCAGGATAAACCAACTGTTATTGATGTACTTGTTCCTTTTCAAATTGAAGTGATCGCGATACCAAGTTTAATTCGTTATGCACACGATCAAGAAAAGCAGGATACCTTGGAAGATGCCATCACCACCCGATTGGAAGAGAAGACACTGGCATTGATAAAAAAATCACAGCAACAGTATAAATCTGATCCTTTTTACTGGTCCATATATATTCGGCATGAATTTACAAATATTAAGCAGTACGAAAAAGCAGACTGGAACAAAAAAATATTTCCAAACGCCGAAGTTAATGTTACTTACAATCTGGATAAATTAGAGTTTGGAAAAATGCTGGATGATTCAAACCTAAATAGAGTGAGGGATTAA
- a CDS encoding GerAB/ArcD/ProY family transporter: MQNKGLLRLKEILAMTLIIVGIKLSDSTSSLMSQQAQNGFWIIPLISFVCIFPGFLLMLYLLKKYKDKNLVELIETIIGKWAGKIICLLLFIFAFLTLTLDSRNYVEQIKQLYFQESPTDIVYYIFFIVVFLGAKKGFEVIGFTSWITLFFIKAAALIVFILITGDMVLQRVFPIFGQGLSILLTEGVKKASVFAELFFLLIAYQSAKSTSMFRKGTIIASIIGLFEILLFFFIYVCVFDYNSIKKIAFPYHDITQFVNLGQFFTNIETFFMVFWLLAAFLKFIIFVYITSWIFGEIFAIRNFEPLLLPFSFLVVMIGLIPLNSVINELVLRETLLTVMSPFFIVLPFILWSIAFFKGDLKQ, encoded by the coding sequence ATGCAAAACAAAGGATTGTTACGCCTGAAAGAAATATTAGCGATGACGTTAATTATCGTTGGCATTAAACTGTCTGATTCAACGTCCTCTCTAATGTCACAGCAAGCACAAAATGGGTTTTGGATAATCCCCCTCATCTCATTTGTATGTATTTTCCCCGGCTTCTTATTGATGCTTTATTTATTAAAGAAATACAAGGATAAAAACTTAGTAGAACTGATCGAAACGATAATTGGTAAATGGGCGGGAAAGATCATTTGTTTGTTGTTGTTCATTTTTGCTTTTTTAACGCTTACGCTCGACAGCCGAAACTATGTAGAACAAATTAAACAGTTATATTTTCAAGAATCACCAACAGATATAGTTTATTATATTTTTTTTATTGTGGTTTTTTTGGGAGCAAAAAAAGGGTTTGAAGTAATAGGATTTACCAGCTGGATAACACTCTTTTTCATAAAAGCTGCTGCGTTGATTGTCTTCATTCTTATAACTGGAGATATGGTATTGCAAAGGGTCTTCCCTATATTTGGGCAAGGACTTTCAATCCTGTTAACAGAAGGCGTAAAAAAAGCTTCTGTTTTTGCAGAATTGTTCTTTTTATTAATTGCCTATCAGTCCGCTAAATCTACCTCTATGTTTCGAAAGGGGACCATTATCGCAAGCATTATTGGATTATTTGAGATCCTGTTATTTTTCTTTATTTATGTCTGCGTATTTGATTACAATTCGATCAAAAAAATTGCTTTTCCTTATCACGATATTACGCAATTTGTCAATTTAGGGCAATTTTTCACCAATATAGAGACATTTTTTATGGTGTTCTGGTTGCTAGCCGCATTCCTGAAATTTATTATTTTCGTTTACATTACCAGTTGGATATTTGGGGAGATATTTGCTATCCGAAATTTTGAACCATTGTTGTTACCGTTCAGTTTCCTGGTAGTGATGATTGGTTTAATCCCCCTTAATTCTGTGATCAATGAATTAGTTCTAAGAGAAACATTATTAACGGTCATGTCACCGTTTTTTATTGTCTTACCTTTTATTTTATGGTCCATTGCTTTCTTTAAAGGGGATTTAAAACAATGA
- a CDS encoding spore germination protein encodes MVRFMQKQQNNAEQSSLKDKKVAASLIQNMQDTKDLFGYGVNKDFSMRSITLKSNGKKASLFYFSSIVDGARINLHIIKPLLTTEGDRIKNIVSIENIEETSDFEKVVQNINSGKVILFVEGDEQAYAMDVADFAHRPVSKAENEVTIKGPQEAFTESLNSNISLIRKQLHNHSLINEGIQVGERSVNEVNVIYIKDLVNDDLLNNVRNRIKQIKTDNVRNLEILEQFIEERPYSLIPTILYTEKPDKATSYLEDGYVVILMDSSSACLIVPVTFWSFFHAPEDRYLRFFYGNFTRAIRIFCFYLTLMISATYVAISNFHSEMIPPDLLLAITASRERVPFPLIIEVLMMEIAFELIREAGLRIPNALGPTIGIVGALILGQAAVEANIISPIIVIVAALSGLSSFAVADLNMNFTIRLMRFIFILAAGTYGMLSLTGAFLLFLMYAASVKSFGVSFFSPMSPHFMSSEDTVFRKTVKKEIFRPTFLHLKDIQKKPK; translated from the coding sequence ATGGTGCGATTCATGCAAAAGCAGCAAAACAATGCTGAACAAAGCAGTTTAAAAGATAAAAAGGTTGCAGCTTCATTAATACAAAATATGCAAGATACGAAAGACTTATTCGGATATGGTGTGAATAAAGATTTTTCTATGCGCTCGATTACATTGAAATCGAACGGAAAGAAAGCGAGTCTTTTCTATTTTAGTTCGATTGTCGATGGGGCAAGAATTAATTTACATATTATAAAACCACTCTTAACAACAGAAGGAGATCGCATAAAAAATATTGTATCGATAGAAAATATTGAAGAAACAAGTGATTTTGAAAAGGTAGTACAAAATATCAACAGTGGTAAAGTCATTCTATTCGTAGAAGGGGATGAACAGGCCTATGCAATGGATGTAGCTGATTTTGCTCATCGCCCCGTTTCAAAAGCAGAGAATGAAGTAACCATTAAAGGTCCGCAAGAAGCATTTACCGAATCATTAAACAGCAATATATCTCTGATCAGAAAACAATTACACAATCATTCTTTAATCAATGAAGGCATACAGGTTGGAGAACGTTCAGTAAATGAAGTAAATGTGATCTATATAAAAGATCTCGTAAATGATGACCTGTTAAATAATGTAAGAAATCGTATTAAACAAATAAAAACAGATAATGTTCGTAATCTCGAAATTCTTGAACAATTTATAGAAGAACGTCCATACTCGTTAATCCCTACGATTCTCTATACAGAAAAGCCCGATAAAGCGACATCCTATCTAGAAGATGGTTATGTAGTGATCTTAATGGACAGCTCTTCAGCCTGTTTAATCGTACCTGTAACGTTCTGGTCTTTTTTCCATGCACCGGAAGACCGTTATTTACGCTTTTTTTATGGTAATTTCACTCGCGCTATCCGAATCTTTTGTTTTTATTTAACCTTAATGATTTCGGCAACCTATGTTGCTATCTCAAATTTTCATAGTGAAATGATCCCGCCCGATCTATTATTAGCTATCACCGCATCAAGGGAAAGAGTACCTTTTCCTTTAATTATCGAAGTATTAATGATGGAAATAGCATTTGAACTGATTCGGGAAGCAGGACTTAGAATACCGAATGCATTGGGACCGACAATCGGTATTGTTGGTGCATTAATACTGGGGCAGGCTGCTGTTGAAGCAAATATCATTAGCCCTATTATCGTTATTGTTGCTGCTCTCTCAGGTTTATCATCATTCGCAGTAGCAGACCTGAATATGAACTTCACGATTCGCCTGATGCGATTTATCTTTATCCTGGCAGCCGGAACATATGGAATGCTTAGTCTGACTGGCGCCTTCCTGCTATTTCTAATGTACGCTGCATCGGTCAAATCATTTGGGGTATCTTTTTTCTCGCCAATGTCACCACATTTTATGTCATCAGAAGATACTGTTTTTCGCAAAACAGTCAAGAAAGAAATTTTTCGTCCAACATTTTTACATCTTAAAGATATTCAGAAAAAACCAAAGTAA
- the acsA gene encoding acetate--CoA ligase: protein MDMTKVQARSGKHNLADLESMREGFDWEEVKKDFSWYKTGKVNAAYEAIDRHAENPDKKDQVALLYSAPDREESVTFQQLSKQSNQTANILKKYGIQKGDRVFLFMPRSPEFYANFFGILKVGAIAGPLFEAFMEQAVRDRLEDSEAAMLITTPDLLGRVPVDELPHLKQIVLVGAENLPEDDYIDYDAEIKEASDEFDIEWVDREDGMLIHYTSGSTGKPKGVYHVHNAMVQHYATGKWVIDFKEDDVYWCTADPGWVTGTSYGIFAPWLNGVTNVIRGGRFTPESWYETLDKNNVTIWYTAPTALRKFVSAGDELVKQYDLSSLRHVLSVGEPLNPEVITWALRVFDLRIHDTWWMTETGAMLIVNLPSMEIRPGSMGRPIPGVEAAIVDNEGNELPPNQMGNLAIKKGWPSMMRAIWKNPGKYESYFINGWYVSGDSAYMDEDGYFWFQGRLDDVINTSGERVGPFEVESKLIEHKAVAEAGVIGKPDPERGEIIKAFITLNPGYEANDSLLEEIRQFVKTGLSAHAAPREIEIKDSIPKTRSGKIMRRLLKSWELGLPTGDTSTLEE, encoded by the coding sequence ATGGATATGACAAAAGTACAGGCAAGGTCAGGTAAGCATAATTTAGCCGACCTTGAATCGATGCGAGAAGGTTTTGATTGGGAAGAAGTGAAAAAAGATTTCAGCTGGTATAAAACAGGTAAAGTAAATGCCGCTTATGAAGCAATTGATCGTCATGCAGAAAATCCTGATAAAAAAGACCAAGTGGCATTGTTATATTCGGCACCAGATCGTGAAGAGAGCGTTACGTTTCAACAACTAAGTAAACAAAGTAATCAAACTGCTAATATTCTTAAGAAGTATGGCATTCAAAAAGGAGACCGCGTCTTCTTATTTATGCCAAGAAGTCCGGAGTTCTACGCCAATTTCTTTGGGATATTAAAGGTCGGAGCTATTGCTGGTCCACTTTTTGAAGCATTTATGGAGCAGGCAGTAAGAGATCGGTTAGAAGATAGTGAGGCTGCAATGCTGATTACTACTCCTGATTTATTAGGAAGGGTTCCTGTTGATGAATTACCTCACTTAAAACAAATTGTTCTGGTAGGTGCAGAGAATCTTCCAGAAGATGATTATATTGATTATGATGCAGAAATTAAGGAAGCGTCTGATGAATTTGATATTGAATGGGTAGACCGGGAAGATGGTATGCTGATTCATTATACATCTGGTTCTACAGGTAAGCCGAAAGGTGTTTATCATGTGCATAATGCGATGGTTCAGCATTACGCAACAGGTAAATGGGTCATTGATTTTAAGGAAGATGATGTGTATTGGTGTACAGCCGATCCTGGTTGGGTAACAGGCACAAGTTATGGTATCTTTGCCCCATGGTTAAATGGTGTAACCAATGTCATTAGAGGTGGTCGTTTTACACCGGAATCCTGGTATGAAACATTAGATAAAAACAATGTGACAATCTGGTATACTGCACCAACGGCATTACGTAAATTTGTCAGCGCGGGTGACGAACTGGTGAAGCAATATGATTTATCCAGTCTACGTCATGTTCTAAGCGTTGGGGAACCGTTGAACCCTGAGGTTATTACATGGGCTTTACGCGTATTTGATCTGCGTATCCATGACACATGGTGGATGACGGAAACTGGGGCAATGTTAATTGTTAACTTACCTAGTATGGAAATCCGACCAGGTTCGATGGGACGCCCGATTCCTGGTGTAGAGGCAGCAATTGTCGATAATGAAGGTAATGAGTTACCGCCAAATCAAATGGGAAACCTTGCCATTAAAAAAGGCTGGCCATCGATGATGCGTGCGATCTGGAAGAATCCAGGTAAATATGAAAGTTATTTTATCAACGGCTGGTATGTATCTGGCGACAGTGCCTATATGGATGAAGATGGCTATTTCTGGTTCCAGGGGCGTTTGGATGATGTAATTAATACGTCAGGTGAACGTGTTGGACCATTCGAGGTAGAGAGTAAATTAATTGAACATAAGGCGGTGGCGGAAGCTGGTGTCATTGGTAAACCGGATCCCGAGCGTGGAGAAATTATTAAAGCATTTATTACGCTAAATCCAGGGTATGAAGCGAATGATTCTCTATTAGAGGAGATTCGTCAATTTGTAAAAACCGGATTAAGCGCACACGCTGCTCCTCGTGAGATCGAAATCAAAGACAGCATTCCGAAAACCCGAAGCGGTAAAATTATGCGCCGCCTCTTAAAATCATGGGAACTAGGACTCCCAACCGGTGATACATCCACATTAGAAGAATAA
- the hmpA gene encoding NO-inducible flavohemoprotein → MSTTTERLDPKTIETVKATVPVLAEHGTAITSTFYQLLFTNHPELKNIFNQTNQKKGKQPQALANAVYAAAANIDQLETILPVVKQIAHKHRSLNIKPEHYPIVGENLLKAMQVVLKEAATEEIIAAWAKAYGVIADVFIQVEEGMYQETETAPGGWIGYRPFRIVEKVKESDVITSFYLKPDDNKSLPEYEAGQYVTVKVSVPGIPYTCQRQYSLSCKPNQDVWRISVKKEAALENHPDGVVSSFLHHHINENDVIELSAPAGDFVLNQEAKPLVLVSGGVGLTPLVSMLETVVEQQPQRDVYFIHAAQNERLHGLQDIVKDITNNHPHVRAFTVYEKPEHTALCDKSGYIDLPWLQSVVPTNEASFYFCGPEPFMKAINQALTTWEVHPADIHFEFFGPKGDLEA, encoded by the coding sequence ATGTCTACTACAACGGAAAGACTTGATCCAAAAACAATAGAAACAGTAAAAGCAACTGTCCCTGTTTTGGCTGAGCATGGAACCGCCATTACTTCAACATTTTATCAATTACTATTTACAAATCACCCGGAATTAAAAAATATCTTCAACCAAACCAATCAAAAAAAAGGAAAGCAGCCACAAGCATTAGCAAATGCAGTGTATGCAGCAGCAGCTAACATTGATCAACTGGAAACAATTCTACCTGTTGTCAAACAAATAGCGCATAAACATCGAAGCTTGAATATCAAACCAGAGCATTATCCCATTGTTGGAGAAAATTTATTAAAAGCAATGCAAGTGGTGTTAAAAGAAGCGGCTACAGAAGAAATTATCGCAGCCTGGGCCAAAGCATATGGTGTCATTGCTGATGTCTTTATTCAAGTCGAAGAAGGAATGTATCAAGAGACAGAGACTGCACCTGGTGGCTGGATCGGTTACCGACCATTCCGTATTGTCGAAAAAGTAAAGGAAAGCGATGTGATTACTTCTTTTTATCTGAAGCCAGATGATAACAAATCATTGCCTGAATATGAAGCAGGTCAATATGTTACCGTAAAAGTTTCTGTACCTGGCATTCCTTATACTTGTCAGCGTCAATACAGCTTATCCTGTAAGCCGAATCAAGACGTATGGCGAATAAGCGTCAAAAAAGAAGCAGCACTGGAGAATCACCCAGATGGTGTAGTATCTAGTTTCCTTCACCACCATATCAACGAGAATGATGTAATAGAACTAAGTGCACCTGCTGGCGATTTTGTATTAAATCAGGAAGCAAAACCATTAGTATTAGTAAGCGGCGGTGTTGGATTAACGCCATTAGTAAGTATGTTAGAAACGGTAGTAGAACAGCAACCGCAACGTGACGTGTATTTTATCCACGCAGCGCAAAACGAGAGATTACACGGTTTACAGGATATTGTGAAAGACATAACAAATAATCATCCTCATGTTCGTGCCTTTACGGTCTATGAAAAACCGGAACATACTGCCTTATGTGATAAAAGCGGCTATATTGATTTACCATGGTTACAATCTGTCGTCCCGACTAACGAAGCATCTTTCTATTTCTGCGGACCAGAACCATTTATGAAAGCCATTAATCAGGCATTAACCACATGGGAGGTCCATCCAGCAGATATTCACTTTGAATTCTTCGGACCAAAAGGTGACTTAGAAGCATAA
- a CDS encoding RrF2 family transcriptional regulator, with the protein MRLKKYTDYALRVLIYTAASDSKASIKEIAETFFVSTEHIRKVVHQLSINGYIETTRGRNGGILLAHDPADINIGAVIRLMENDFYLLECFDGENNRCVITPACKLRSVIGNAMQAFFEVLNQYTLADLVENKDDLQELMDMK; encoded by the coding sequence ATGCGATTAAAAAAATATACAGATTACGCATTGCGCGTGTTAATCTACACGGCTGCGAGTGATAGCAAGGCAAGTATTAAAGAGATAGCGGAAACTTTTTTTGTTTCTACAGAACATATACGAAAAGTAGTTCACCAATTGAGTATAAATGGATATATCGAAACAACTAGAGGCCGTAATGGGGGAATCCTATTGGCGCATGACCCTGCAGATATAAATATCGGGGCGGTTATCCGGTTGATGGAAAATGATTTCTACTTATTGGAATGCTTCGATGGCGAGAACAATCGATGTGTGATTACGCCTGCATGTAAATTGCGCTCTGTGATAGGCAATGCGATGCAAGCTTTTTTTGAAGTGCTGAATCAATATACATTGGCTGATTTGGTAGAAAATAAAGATGATTTACAAGAATTAATGGATATGAAATAG
- a CDS encoding LysM peptidoglycan-binding domain-containing protein — protein sequence MQIYVVKQGDSLYQIANQFGTSYQSIANVNEIDPSLPLVVGQALVIPIYGQFYTVQPGDSLYTIGQRFGISAAELASVNQINMYQPLSVGMTLYIPESAKRTIETNAYIEPTGGSVSDVLENAARKHVDNLTYLAPFSFQVDRQGNLIAPPLNDFNAIASEQNATLMLVVTNLEEGAFSQELGRLILTDETVQNNMLDQIIATAKESGFGDIHFDFEFLPPENREDYRAFLEKATTRLHNEGFLVSTALAPKTSAEQEGNWYEAHDYQAHGEIVDFVVLMTYEWGYSGGPAMAVSPIGPVRDVVNYALTEMPSEKIMLGQNLYGYDWTLPYEPGGEYAKALSPQQAIQVARDNNQAILFDEEAKAPYFRYVDQEGQEHEVWFEDARSIQAKFDLIKEKNLRGISYWKLGLSFPQNWLLLEDQFTIRKRG from the coding sequence GTGCAAATATATGTCGTGAAGCAAGGAGACTCGTTATATCAGATTGCCAATCAATTTGGCACATCCTATCAATCGATTGCAAATGTAAATGAGATAGATCCGTCACTGCCTCTAGTGGTTGGTCAAGCATTAGTCATTCCAATATATGGCCAATTCTATACCGTACAGCCTGGAGACAGCTTATATACGATCGGACAACGTTTCGGCATTTCGGCAGCAGAGTTAGCAAGCGTCAATCAAATTAATATGTATCAGCCACTTTCTGTTGGGATGACACTCTATATTCCCGAATCCGCTAAAAGAACGATTGAAACCAATGCCTATATTGAACCAACTGGAGGTTCGGTATCAGACGTATTAGAGAATGCAGCAAGAAAACACGTTGACAACTTAACTTATTTAGCCCCTTTTTCCTTTCAAGTTGATCGGCAAGGTAATCTGATCGCTCCACCATTGAACGATTTCAATGCTATTGCCAGCGAACAGAATGCAACCTTAATGCTGGTTGTCACGAACCTGGAAGAGGGAGCTTTTAGTCAAGAACTTGGCAGGCTTATTCTCACCGATGAAACCGTCCAGAATAATATGCTCGATCAAATCATCGCTACAGCTAAAGAGTCTGGCTTCGGAGATATACATTTTGATTTTGAATTTCTACCTCCAGAAAACCGGGAGGATTATCGTGCATTCTTAGAAAAAGCGACAACGCGACTGCACAATGAAGGTTTTCTCGTATCAACAGCTCTTGCTCCCAAAACAAGTGCCGAGCAAGAAGGGAACTGGTATGAAGCACATGATTATCAAGCGCATGGCGAAATTGTTGATTTTGTCGTCCTGATGACGTATGAGTGGGGATATAGTGGTGGTCCGGCAATGGCTGTTTCACCGATTGGCCCAGTTCGTGACGTTGTCAATTATGCCCTCACAGAAATGCCTTCTGAAAAAATCATGCTCGGTCAGAATTTATATGGCTATGACTGGACGCTTCCGTATGAACCTGGTGGAGAATATGCCAAAGCACTCAGTCCTCAGCAAGCTATTCAAGTCGCACGAGATAATAATCAAGCGATTTTATTTGATGAAGAGGCAAAAGCACCTTATTTCCGGTACGTTGATCAGGAAGGTCAGGAGCATGAGGTATGGTTTGAAGACGCCAGGTCCATTCAAGCTAAATTCGATTTAATTAAGGAAAAGAATTTACGCGGTATCAGTTATTGGAAGCTCGGCCTCTCTTTTCCTCAAAATTGGCTGCTACTAGAAGACCAATTTACCATCCGTAAAAGAGGTTAA
- a CDS encoding isochorismatase family cysteine hydrolase, whose product MKNTAVLIIDMINDFHFHEGDLLLNNTEEILPNIDQLKQYAKKHKLPIIYINDHYNTWETDFKQIAQTCLTKENEAIIQRGLPDEEDYFIMKPQMSGFFRTPLRSLLEHLNIEHLIISGIAGNICVLFTANDAHMRGYTLHVPENCIASNTHRHNHEALKLMEAVFKADIQPL is encoded by the coding sequence ATGAAAAATACAGCCGTATTAATCATCGATATGATCAATGATTTTCATTTTCACGAAGGCGACTTACTGTTGAACAATACGGAAGAAATATTGCCTAACATTGATCAGTTGAAACAATATGCAAAAAAACATAAACTTCCCATCATCTATATTAATGATCATTATAATACATGGGAAACAGATTTTAAACAAATTGCACAAACTTGTTTGACGAAAGAAAATGAAGCGATTATCCAGAGAGGTCTGCCAGATGAAGAAGATTATTTTATTATGAAACCGCAAATGTCTGGTTTTTTCAGAACACCATTGCGATCATTACTGGAACATCTCAACATTGAGCATTTAATTATCTCAGGAATCGCAGGAAATATCTGTGTGTTATTTACGGCCAATGACGCCCATATGCGCGGTTATACCTTGCATGTACCAGAGAACTGCATTGCGTCCAATACGCATAGGCATAACCATGAAGCATTGAAATTAATGGAGGCTGTCTTCAAAGCCGATATACAGCCACTGTAG
- the tadA gene encoding tRNA adenosine(34) deaminase TadA: MTDQAYMLMAMEEAKKAEVLGEVPIGAVIVHQDQVIATSFNLREKLQTTQSHAEMLAIDKANQVIGSWRLEDCVLYVTLEPCPMCAGAILQSRIPKVVYGAKDPKAGCAGSLLNLLDDERFNHQVDVVPGVLEAECGQMLTDFFRSLRQKKKEQKNK; encoded by the coding sequence ATGACAGATCAAGCGTATATGTTAATGGCAATGGAAGAAGCGAAAAAAGCGGAGGTATTAGGTGAAGTGCCAATTGGTGCTGTCATCGTTCATCAAGATCAGGTTATTGCTACATCGTTCAATTTACGTGAAAAATTACAAACAACACAATCCCATGCGGAAATGCTTGCGATTGATAAAGCAAATCAGGTTATCGGCAGCTGGCGTCTGGAGGACTGTGTATTATATGTAACACTGGAGCCATGTCCAATGTGTGCAGGAGCTATTTTGCAATCACGAATACCGAAAGTGGTGTACGGAGCTAAGGATCCGAAGGCAGGATGCGCTGGTTCATTGTTAAATTTATTAGATGATGAGCGTTTCAATCATCAAGTCGATGTGGTGCCAGGTGTTCTTGAAGCAGAGTGTGGACAAATGCTGACTGATTTTTTTCGATCGTTGCGACAAAAGAAAAAAGAGCAGAAGAACAAATAA